A region of Moorena producens PAL-8-15-08-1 DNA encodes the following proteins:
- a CDS encoding GNAT family N-acetyltransferase, producing the protein MIIRDAEIRDRESVRSLHMSAFPIGEGDLVAGLADDLISNITEPCTLSLVAVDNNEIIGNVAYSPVFIAEKPDFHGYILAPLAVKPECQGNGVGSQLVDAGIKRLRSMNVTILFVYGDPRYYERFGFQAELATHFITPYPLEWPFGWQALLLDEIEEPGAAVNIKCVKSLNNPKLW; encoded by the coding sequence ATGATTATCCGAGATGCAGAAATAAGGGATCGTGAGAGCGTGCGCTCCTTACATATGTCGGCCTTTCCCATTGGGGAGGGTGATCTTGTGGCAGGTCTCGCTGATGACCTCATCTCCAATATTACCGAGCCATGTACACTATCATTGGTAGCGGTCGATAACAATGAAATAATTGGAAACGTTGCATATAGTCCTGTATTTATTGCCGAAAAACCAGATTTCCATGGCTATATTCTGGCACCACTCGCTGTTAAGCCAGAATGCCAAGGTAATGGTGTGGGGAGTCAACTAGTTGATGCTGGGATTAAGCGATTGCGTAGTATGAATGTGACTATTCTCTTCGTGTATGGTGATCCTAGGTATTATGAACGATTTGGCTTTCAGGCAGAGTTGGCAACACATTTCATTACTCCATATCCATTGGAGTGGCCTTTTGGTTGGCAGGCGCTCCTACTTGATGAGATAGAGGAGCCAGGTGCTGCTGTGAATATCAAATGCGTAAAGTCTTTAAATAATCCTAAACTATGGTGA
- a CDS encoding RNA-guided endonuclease InsQ/TnpB family protein, protein MSEKAYQYRFYPTPEQETLLRRTLGCVRLVYNKALDARTKGWYERQERISYKETSSMLTRWKKQDDLFFLNEVSCVPLQQGLRHLQTAFTNFFAGRTKYPNFKKKRNGGSAEFTKSAFKWKDGQIYLAKCQEPLPIRWSRQLPVNCEPTTVTISLDPSNRWHISVRFHDHRDLSLSPTDQQVGFDLGITSLITTSDGDKIANPKHFKKLKKKLAKYQKALSRKQKGSNNRDKARLKVARIHAKIKDARRDFTHKLTTQLVRENQLIAFEDLAVKNMVKNHKLAQVISDANWGEIIRQVKYKSEWYNRKAVSIDRWFPSSKLCSVCLNRVESLPLSIREWNCPSCNTHHDRDINASINILAAGLAVSVCGATVRPVRVASPTAKQSKSRKAGVKNSPKGRRKQKPKS, encoded by the coding sequence ATGAGTGAAAAAGCTTACCAATACCGCTTTTATCCGACACCTGAACAGGAGACTCTGTTGAGGAGAACTCTAGGCTGTGTAAGACTTGTTTACAACAAAGCCCTAGATGCTAGAACCAAAGGGTGGTACGAACGTCAGGAAAGAATAAGTTACAAAGAAACTTCTTCAATGTTGACACGTTGGAAGAAACAGGATGACTTATTTTTTCTAAATGAAGTCAGTTGTGTCCCGCTTCAACAGGGATTAAGACATCTTCAAACCGCCTTTACTAATTTTTTTGCAGGTCGAACCAAATATCCCAATTTCAAGAAAAAACGTAACGGTGGTAGCGCAGAATTTACAAAGTCAGCATTTAAGTGGAAGGATGGTCAAATCTATCTGGCAAAATGCCAAGAACCTTTACCTATTCGGTGGAGTCGTCAATTACCTGTAAATTGCGAACCAACAACCGTTACAATCAGCTTGGATCCATCTAATCGTTGGCATATCTCAGTCAGGTTCCATGATCATAGAGACTTAAGTTTGTCCCCAACGGACCAACAGGTTGGTTTCGATCTCGGGATTACTAGCTTAATTACAACCAGTGATGGAGATAAAATTGCCAACCCTAAACATTTTAAAAAGCTGAAGAAAAAACTGGCTAAATACCAAAAGGCTTTGTCGCGAAAACAGAAGGGATCTAATAATCGCGACAAAGCCAGGTTAAAGGTGGCCAGGATACACGCAAAAATCAAAGACGCTAGAAGGGATTTTACTCACAAGCTAACCACTCAACTTGTCAGAGAAAACCAATTGATTGCGTTTGAAGACTTAGCTGTGAAAAATATGGTAAAAAACCATAAACTAGCTCAAGTGATTAGTGACGCTAACTGGGGGGAAATAATCCGTCAGGTTAAATACAAATCAGAATGGTACAACCGAAAAGCCGTCTCCATTGATAGATGGTTTCCCAGTAGTAAGTTGTGTTCTGTGTGCTTGAATCGCGTTGAGTCTTTACCTTTGAGTATTCGGGAATGGAATTGTCCATCCTGTAATACTCACCATGATCGCGATATTAATGCATCAATTAATATTTTGGCGGCAGGGCTTGCCGTGTCAGTCTGTGGAGCGACCGTAAGACCCGTTCGCGTAGCGTCGCCTACGGCGAAACAGAGCAAGTCTCGGAAGGCTGGTGTGAAAAACTCCCCAAAAGGGAGAAGGAAACAGAAACCTAAGTCGTGA
- a CDS encoding PEP-CTERM sorting domain-containing protein, with translation MKNLTLLSATLLIATSGLVLVAPQAASALNWNWSYSAPGIEASGSFTTNDTPDDLGFFLISEITGTRNSETITGLQPTGTSTPGNEPFEVDNLISIDGNQLTTDGFGFSTSGGNFVNVFFASFLQPSSFFEVFSAPPLITGFENLGPEDSELPISFSAKPVIVSEPSHSISLFTLATLGLASTIKRKLKPFA, from the coding sequence ATGAAAAATCTAACTCTTCTATCTGCCACACTCCTGATTGCTACCTCTGGATTGGTTTTGGTGGCACCCCAGGCAGCTTCAGCGTTAAATTGGAACTGGAGTTATTCTGCTCCTGGTATCGAAGCCAGTGGGTCTTTCACTACTAATGATACTCCTGATGATTTGGGGTTTTTCCTGATTTCTGAAATTACTGGCACCCGCAACAGCGAAACAATTACTGGTTTGCAACCTACTGGCACGTCTACACCGGGAAACGAACCTTTCGAGGTTGATAATTTAATTAGTATTGATGGTAATCAGTTAACAACTGATGGCTTTGGTTTTTCCACCTCAGGTGGAAACTTTGTTAATGTCTTTTTCGCTAGTTTTTTGCAGCCCTCTAGTTTTTTTGAAGTTTTTTCAGCACCGCCATTGATCACTGGTTTTGAAAATTTGGGACCAGAAGATAGTGAGTTACCCATTAGTTTTTCTGCGAAACCGGTGATTGTCTCTGAACCTAGTCATAGTATAAGTCTCTTTACCCTGGCTACTCTCGGCTTAGCTTCAACCATCAAACGTAAGCTGAAACCTTTTGCTTAA
- a CDS encoding tetratricopeptide repeat protein: MMLEEILLLLEQKQSQEGDSGTDVVLELNWDALEYSAQTMAALLSLFALAPMPWSLVSKAARAASLDFDLVVNRDILVQKYLLQQLDDNTYQLQERIREFLSIKGEQLADIKKLKRGFCSAIVAIAENIPQTPTQSEIIEITPAIPHLVEVATNQKDYLNDEDLICPFVGLGRFYEGQGAYEQALPWYQQCLSMLRERLGEEHPDVATSVSNLALLYFSQGRYEQAEPLLQKALDLRKHLLGEQHPDVAESLNNLAVLYWSQGRYEQAEPLLQKALDLRKHLLGEQHPDVAESLNNLAVLYWSQGRYEQAEPLYLEDLQLSKRLLGEEHPDVATSLNNLAVLYEHQGRYKESELLYLKALKLRKRLLGEQHPDVVESLNNLAVLYEWQGQYEEAEPLYQQALDLMQLLLGKQHPDVVSSLNHLAGLYYRQGRYQKAKTLYQQALQIAVKKLGEEHPTTRIICRNLNHLLERSEFEKSAQTKENTRLLKHK; this comes from the coding sequence ATGATGCTAGAAGAAATTTTATTGCTCCTAGAGCAAAAGCAATCTCAAGAAGGGGACTCTGGTACAGATGTTGTGCTGGAACTCAATTGGGATGCGTTAGAGTATTCAGCTCAAACCATGGCTGCTCTCCTGAGTTTGTTTGCCTTGGCTCCTATGCCATGGTCATTAGTTTCAAAGGCGGCTAGGGCTGCTAGCTTAGACTTTGATTTGGTCGTTAATCGGGATATCTTAGTTCAAAAGTATTTACTCCAGCAGTTGGATGATAACACCTACCAACTTCAGGAACGGATTAGAGAATTTTTGAGTATCAAGGGGGAACAGTTAGCTGATATTAAAAAACTAAAACGGGGCTTTTGTTCAGCTATAGTAGCAATAGCCGAGAATATTCCTCAGACCCCAACTCAGTCCGAAATTATAGAAATTACTCCTGCTATCCCTCACCTGGTGGAAGTTGCCACTAACCAAAAGGATTACTTAAATGACGAAGATTTAATCTGTCCTTTTGTTGGCTTAGGCCGCTTTTACGAGGGTCAAGGCGCTTACGAACAAGCCTTGCCTTGGTATCAGCAATGCTTATCAATGCTTAGAGAGCGCCTGGGTGAAGAACACCCGGATGTGGCCACCAGCGTTAGCAACCTGGCTTTACTGTACTTCAGCCAGGGGCGATATGAACAGGCCGAACCCCTCTTGCAGAAAGCCTTAGATTTGAGGAAACACCTGCTGGGTGAACAACACCCAGATGTGGCAGAAAGCCTTAACAACCTGGCAGTACTGTACTGGAGCCAGGGGCGATATGAACAGGCCGAACCCCTCTTGCAGAAAGCCTTAGATTTGAGGAAACACCTGCTGGGTGAACAACACCCAGATGTGGCAGAAAGCCTTAACAACCTGGCAGTACTGTACTGGAGCCAGGGGCGATATGAACAGGCCGAACCCCTCTACCTGGAAGACTTACAACTGAGTAAACGCCTGCTGGGTGAAGAACACCCAGATGTGGCCACCAGCCTCAACAACCTGGCAGTACTGTACGAGCACCAAGGGCGATACAAAGAATCCGAACTCCTCTACCTGAAAGCCTTAAAGCTGAGGAAACGCCTGCTGGGTGAACAACACCCAGATGTGGTAGAAAGCCTCAACAACCTGGCAGTACTGTACGAGTGGCAGGGGCAATACGAAGAAGCCGAACCCCTTTACCAGCAAGCCTTAGACCTTATGCAACTCCTCCTAGGTAAACAACACCCAGATGTGGTCAGCAGCCTCAACCACCTGGCCGGACTTTACTATAGACAGGGACGATACCAAAAGGCCAAAACTCTCTACCAACAGGCTCTACAGATTGCTGTTAAGAAGTTGGGAGAGGAACATCCTACAACTCGCATTATTTGCCGTAACTTGAACCATCTATTGGAAAGATCTGAATTTGAAAAATCGGCTCAAACTAAGGAGAATACTAGGCTTTTAAAACATAAATAA
- a CDS encoding caspase family protein, with the protein MTITAKPEKTYGLIVGIEQYQATNWNVDGPVHDAIKFADWLLSQGVPTDNIRLCLSPLNGNSKLVKEFEINSEPATEQNIVDIITNDLSQKSGDLLFMFWAGHGLITSERNRRLLCADASKTNWQNLDFNSLLLLLGSDSFRIPHHICIVDACANYLLESRGRPNNLGGKQFPSGKPRKDSQQFVLLATREGETAKVNSSAKTGYFSQAVREALAHHDWLPDMKVVADHVKQQFDSLNKQQLPTYFYRRSWDSDIDVYHPNPFEVAHNIPTSQARKFVDRYQPLEELHQLFQDNTIVAITDRTGKGGVGKTELAIRYSWYNLENYPGGCCWLNLQGVDIVTQLSEFAFVNDFPGFPMPKNLSIASQLAYCWKKWQPGKVLLVFDNVTNIDQIKDYLPPMGSRFRVLITTRSSQLPYRSLPLGELPETEALELLAQLLGKELVQKELEFATKLCQFVGCVPLGLYNAAALYSKPGST; encoded by the coding sequence ATGACTATTACTGCTAAGCCAGAAAAAACCTATGGGTTGATTGTCGGTATCGAGCAATATCAAGCAACAAACTGGAATGTCGATGGTCCCGTTCATGATGCTATCAAGTTTGCTGATTGGTTGTTATCACAAGGAGTTCCAACAGATAATATCAGGCTCTGTTTGTCACCCTTAAACGGTAATAGTAAACTTGTTAAAGAATTTGAGATAAATTCAGAGCCAGCAACCGAGCAGAATATAGTTGATATCATTACCAATGATCTGTCCCAAAAATCGGGAGATTTACTGTTTATGTTTTGGGCTGGTCATGGTTTGATTACCTCAGAGCGTAATCGTAGGCTACTTTGTGCTGATGCTAGTAAAACGAATTGGCAGAATCTAGATTTTAATTCCCTGTTACTGCTTTTAGGTTCAGATTCCTTTCGGATTCCCCATCATATTTGTATAGTCGATGCTTGTGCTAATTATCTGTTAGAATCAAGAGGGCGACCAAATAATTTGGGAGGGAAACAGTTTCCTAGTGGTAAACCTAGGAAAGACAGTCAACAGTTTGTCTTACTGGCTACGAGAGAAGGGGAGACAGCAAAAGTTAACTCCTCGGCAAAAACGGGATACTTTTCCCAAGCGGTAAGAGAAGCGTTGGCGCACCATGACTGGCTGCCAGATATGAAAGTAGTTGCTGATCACGTTAAGCAACAATTTGATAGTTTAAATAAACAACAACTACCAACCTATTTTTATCGGCGCAGTTGGGATAGTGATATCGATGTTTATCATCCTAATCCCTTTGAGGTGGCCCACAATATACCTACTAGTCAGGCGCGTAAGTTTGTGGATAGATACCAGCCACTGGAAGAGTTACATCAGCTATTTCAAGACAACACTATTGTGGCAATTACTGATCGCACAGGTAAGGGGGGAGTAGGGAAAACAGAACTAGCAATTCGATACTCTTGGTACAATTTAGAAAATTATCCCGGTGGTTGTTGTTGGTTAAATCTCCAGGGAGTCGATATCGTAACCCAGCTCTCGGAATTTGCATTTGTGAATGATTTTCCTGGTTTTCCGATGCCTAAAAATCTCAGCATTGCTAGCCAACTTGCTTATTGCTGGAAAAAGTGGCAACCAGGTAAAGTTTTATTAGTTTTCGATAATGTCACTAACATCGATCAAATCAAAGACTATTTACCGCCCATGGGTTCTCGATTCAGGGTATTAATCACTACACGTAGCTCACAGTTACCCTATCGGTCACTTCCTTTGGGGGAATTACCAGAAACTGAGGCTCTAGAGTTGTTAGCACAGTTGTTAGGAAAGGAGTTGGTTCAAAAAGAGTTAGAGTTTGCCACAAAACTCTGTCAATTCGTTGGCTGTGTACCTTTAGGATTATACAATGCGGCAGCGCTATACTCAAAGCCAGGGAGTACATGA